The Bos indicus isolate NIAB-ARS_2022 breed Sahiwal x Tharparkar chromosome X, NIAB-ARS_B.indTharparkar_mat_pri_1.0, whole genome shotgun sequence genome has a window encoding:
- the LOC139181061 gene encoding uncharacterized protein isoform X1, which translates to MTLGKGLPVRTPSCLCGCDEVVWGLHSPTSAAFFDILQASSSRPTDSLPGQPVRTVVTDLCLQATLWISIFVEPCDTPQSVQKALKSEKVGQLLSLDLSNKKPYLVHGLSTL; encoded by the exons ATGACCTTGGGGAAGGGACTTCCTGTTAGGACCCCATCTTGTTTGTGTGGCTGTGACGAAGTGGTCTGGGGCTTGCACTCTCCTACCTCAGCAGCCTTCTTTGATATTCTACAAGCTTCCAGCTCCAGACCCACAGATTCTCTTCCAGGGCAGCCTGTGAGGACGGTGGTGACAGATCTCTGCCTTCAGGCCACCCTATGG ATATCTATCTTTGTTGAACCCTGTGACACACCCCAGTCTGTGCAGAAGGCGCTGAAGTCTGAAAAGGTGGGACAG CTTTTGTCCTTGGACCTGAGCAACAAGAAGCCCTACCTGGTGCATGGCCTGTCCACCCTATAG
- the LOC139181061 gene encoding nuclear RNA export factor 3-like isoform X2 — protein MDNSQQLEPEGMCADRNTVCTAFRDNHTILELFPRLKSLDGQETLSGSKCAVEAPKCLPMYKGSFSGSDQVNSQILQFLQQPQRETRLTSSLSYYLIHDYGDP, from the exons ATGGACAACAGTCAGCAGCTGGAACCAGAAGGGATGTGTGCAGACAGAAATACTGTGTGCACCGCTTTCCGTGATAACCA CACCATCCTGGAATTGTTCCCCAGGTTAAAAAGCTTG gATGGCCAGGAGACACTCTCAGGTTCTAAATGTGCTGTGGAAGCCCCCAAGTGCTTACCAATGTACAAG GGAAGTTTCTCTGGATCTGATCAGGTGAACAGTCAAATCCTGCAATTCCTGCAGCA ACCACAGAGAGAGACTCGCCTCACTTCTTCCCTCAGCTATTACTTGATCCATGACTATGGAGATCCCTAG
- the LOC139181061 gene encoding nuclear RNA export factor 3-like isoform X3, producing MDNSQQLEPEGMCADRNTVCTAFRDNHTILELFPRLKSLDGQETLSGSKCAVEAPKCLPMYKGSFSGSDQVNSQILQFLQHYYLIHDYGDP from the exons ATGGACAACAGTCAGCAGCTGGAACCAGAAGGGATGTGTGCAGACAGAAATACTGTGTGCACCGCTTTCCGTGATAACCA CACCATCCTGGAATTGTTCCCCAGGTTAAAAAGCTTG gATGGCCAGGAGACACTCTCAGGTTCTAAATGTGCTGTGGAAGCCCCCAAGTGCTTACCAATGTACAAG GGAAGTTTCTCTGGATCTGATCAGGTGAACAGTCAAATCCTGCAATTCCTGCAGCA CTATTACTTGATCCATGACTATGGAGATCCCTAG